A stretch of DNA from Methylosinus sp. LW4:
GCGGCGCATCGAAGCGTCGGCTTCCGCTCGCTGCCTGGAAGAGCGCGATCTGCGTTGCGAGAAAGCCGGTGAACATGATGTTGTCACGCGGAACGGGATCGATGTCGTCGCGCAGATTTCCCCAGAGGCTTTCGAGCCGCCAATAGCGCCAGACTCGGTGGTCCATCTGCTTGAGAACGAGATTCTCCTGCGCCTTCGAGAGGTAGGCCTGAAAGGCCGGAAGCCGCTCGGCCTGCGCGATCGACAGAGCATAGGAGATGAAATTCGATTGATAGCGGATCGCCGCGGTCTGGAATTGATCGATCCACTCGAACCCCTCGAAGTCGTCGATCGGCTGCAAGGCGCGATCGAGGAGGAGGCGCATACGGCGCAGATCGTCGCGCGAAAGCTCCCCCGCGGGCGGCGGCGAGACAGGGCTCGGCTCACAGCGGCAGCCTGCGAGATAAGCGTTGGCGCGGCGCCGCTCGGCTGTCGCATGCTGGCCCGATACGACAGCGAGGACGAGCGCGACATCGAGCGCGGCGATAATGCCGACAGGCGTGATCCACACGGCCGTCGGCCAAGCGCGCTCGTCGCCGCAATTGGCTGCGAGCACGGCCTCGGCCACCCAGATCAGGATCGGCGCGACGATGGCGCCGGTCGCGAACCAGAAGACCACGGCGCCGGCGAAGGCGGCCATGCCGGCGATCCATAGAGCGAGATGAGGCGCGAAGGATGGTGTGCCGGGCGTCGCCCACATCAGAAAGCCGAAGCCGGGTCCCATGAGGCCGAGAGCGAACGCGTGCATCTTGTCGTCATGCGTGAATGAAGCGAGAACGACAGCCGCTAGAAGCACGCCTGCATAGGCCGCCGATGTCCGAAGCAGGCGCCGCCGCAGCGTCGGGCTCCAAATATGGTTTCGCTCCGGAAGCAGGAGGGGAGGTATTGAGGATGTTGTGTTTCTCAATGCAAATACCTTTGTAATACAAAGTATGGCGACAAAAAAAAGAGAGCGCTCAGGCCGTCGATAGGCGGCCGATCTTCTCGCCGTCTTGCCGAGCATCGCTCTTGGCGTCCTCGACGACCTGCTGGAGCACTTCGAGATAGCCGAGGAAACGCTTCCGTCCAGAGGGTGTGATCCGGCACGTCGTCAGCGGACGAAGCCCTTCGAACCGCTTGTCGATGGCGACGAGCCCATCTTCCTGCAACACCTGCAAATGACGGCTCAGATTTCCGTCGGTCAGGCCGCACAGTCGCTTCAATTCGCCGAACGGAAGTCCTTTTGGATGGGCGACGAGCGAGGTCAGCAGTCCGAGGCGCGCTTTCTCATGGATCACGCGGTCGAGCCCTTCATAGGCGAAGCGCCCGGCGGATTGCTCACTCTTCGTCATGATCGCCTCCTCGGCTGAGACCCATTACGGCGGCGGCGAGAAGCTGGCCGCCGCAGAATGGCAGAGCCATTGCGAAAGGAGAGAAGGCGTGCGGCCCCGACGCATAGACGAGACAGGCGAGCCCGGTCAAAAGATACCATGCGGCGACGAGGATCATCGCTCTCGGCAGAGAATGGGCCGCGGCGAATACGCCAAGGCTCAGCATGATCTGCCAGAGGCCGGGAAGCATCCAGGCTGCTTCCGGCGCATGGCGAAGAATGACGAGGCTCGTGAGCAACCCCGCGAGACCGGCGGGCGCGAAACGCCACGCTGCCGAAAGGAGCATTTCTCCGCCCAAGCCGCCATGGCTCCTCCCCACGCGGCGCGCCGCTTCGACGCCGATGATTGCGATCGCGCAGGCGGCGACGATCGTCCAAACAGTGAAATAGGCGAGAGGCTCAGCGTCTGGCGCGGGGACGAGGAAAATCTGCGTGATGCCGCCGGCGCCGGCAAGAATCGCGGTCGCCGCGAGCGCCTGCGGTCCATATCCGTGAAACTCCAAAGATTGCGCGACGCGTTCGCGCATCTCGGCGATGTCGGCTAGGGCCTTGTCCAGGTCTGTC
This window harbors:
- a CDS encoding transcriptional regulator, coding for MTKSEQSAGRFAYEGLDRVIHEKARLGLLTSLVAHPKGLPFGELKRLCGLTDGNLSRHLQVLQEDGLVAIDKRFEGLRPLTTCRITPSGRKRFLGYLEVLQQVVEDAKSDARQDGEKIGRLSTA